The genome window ATTTGGTATCTCTTTGGCCACGTTTATTACAATGTCAAAATCACATATTTCAGTTAGTGAAGGTTCTGAATACAAGTAAATATACGGTTCAATGACTAGCATTGGGCCATGTGGGTATGCAAATTCTTCGTGGACTTCTTTTGAGTATCCAGTATTATCTATATTGTTCAAAGCAGTAATGGGtaaaaattgtttatcGAACGGTAAAAAGTGACTTTCAGTTTCGGATTGTGGTAATGATGAAGTTGGGGTCAACGTTTGTAATCTCATATTACTATATGTGTTGATAAATTCTGTTCCATCCTTGTTGATAGTATTTACATTTGTAGTATTTATGGATACTGGTAACGTCTGGTTCCTCTTTATATCACGCATCTTAGATGCAATTGAAGGTTCAACGGGACTAGAATTAGTGgatttagattttttaataataacattaggtaatttcttctttggcAGTGTGTAGATGTGTGTATCGGAATTATGTGATTTTAAATCACTTAACGATGGTGCATTGTCCAATTTATCGTATGTAAGATTATCTTTGAGTTTGTCATTATTGTTAAGCTTCAAAGATAATTTCTTCGTATTTCTATTCGaacatatttttgttttgcaACTTATATCGATACTCgacatttttgaaatagtGTTATCAATAGCAACCAAATTGTTAGCATAATCCATGCCATAATCTCTAACATTCATTTCACAAAGAGCAATAATTTAAAGTGAATTATAGGAATATGATAGGGAAACAAAAGTTTCACTCTTAAACTATTGGATGAATATGTTTTTCGTTCTTTTTTGAAGGTATTGGCAAGAGTTTCCACAAATATGTCTCAGTACCAATAAATGATTGTAGTTTAAAATTGCAATATAGCACAGCGAATGCGTATCCACACACACgcatatataaatatatatatatatatttatatatgtactTGACCTGAGCAGAAAGAACACTTTGCAGGTATATGAACACCTTAACCCCTAAAGACTTAAAGAcaagtttatatataactgGTTTAAGAATTTATAAGTTGTTATTTTAGGTAACAAAATCATCAACTTCGATACTTGCGATCTTCGAAAAGTTCCTCTTCCAGTACGGACAATTTGTAAGGACAAGCTGAAGGCGAACAATGGGAAGACGATGCCAAGACTCTCAATGCTATACGCAATACATAGCTCCTCAACTGACTGgatatatgaatatatacaaGTGTCTGTCTGCATATGAGTTCAGTTAAGCCTGACGTGACACAATCCAGTTCTTCTAAAAAAGTCAGGATATGTCAAAGGGTTAAAATGAATTGGAAACTGGAGTTTTGTCTTGAAAAGTGGAACTGTCCTAGTTTTTTAGTAAGCTCATCTCTGTTTAGTGTCATGAATTCTCTGTGTTCGGATCTTGGATACAGATCTTTTTATGCCTTAAGTTGACTAGCTATTTTGTATACGAATTGCTATTTAATACACTCTTTGTCTTGGTCGGATTAGCGATTAATAAACTGATGATCGTAACTCCTGTACCTGCTTCCTGCATCCAAATCTAAGATAGAAAAACACCTaagattataataaatatttagattTTTAAGATAAATTTAGAGTCCTTTGTAATGGGACAAATACATCTATGTTTGTTTctatgtatatgtatatataattatgcAAAGTCGAGATCGAAgtttataataatgatagaTAATCATCGCCTTTGTCTTTATCATCAGGATGAACTTCGATGCTCTGTTGTATTGAGACAGATCTCTCagtattgaaaaatggcACTCTATATTTCAAACTCCCTTTGATTAATAGTTCGTAATCATGTTTTATCAGCTGTTTCCATTTTTCGACATCACTCTCGATGTTGATGGCATTGTCTCCATTGGGATCCGAAGCAACCTTATTTTTGCCTggatttaataatttcacGCTTGAAGATGAAACATCATATCTTCTTCTGAAGAATTCACCTCTAAATTCTAATGGCGACTCAAGTGAGCTTATTGTTCCTAATAATACCGTTTCCAAcactttattttttctcttAAAATTATAGTCATTTTCGGTCACATATATACTTTTAgcaaatatatcaatatcagCATCTTGAACATTGATGGTAAAAAATCCAGGGTTGTATGCTCCACAAGTTAAATCAAATAGCAAAATGCTGGTACtactaataatattgtcGATAAATACAACGTTCAATCCTTGTAACTCTTTATTTGTTGCCAGCAAAAATCCTAAGATAAAACCAATCGTTACTAAGAATACCACAGATAATGAGAAATAAACACAATATTTGATCTTTGACCATGATGATTTTTTAGTAACAAAATTATGTGGTGAGTTATTGCTTTCATCTCCgtaataaaattgattatttcTTAAAGGAGTTTGTTCATTGATATCATCGTCTCCGACAAATTGGTTTTCgttataattttgaaaccctttattatttgcaaACTGAGATGAATAACTTTCATGGCGATTAGTATTGCCCGTGTATAAGCTATAATCTTGGTAATTAGAACCATGTTCTGGGCGCCGTTTCCCATATCTATTATCACTTTCATAGTATGGATATGTATCATACAACCTGGGATCAACGTCAGCACCATCTGATTCAATTAGTTCATCGTTATCTTCATAGTCGGATATTTGAGGTCGGGTCCCCAAATCACCTCCATGATTATAGAAAAACATCGACCGGTCATCATCCTCATCATCTTCAAGTACATGAGTATTATTTTCATGcatattatcatcatttcTATTTGACATATTTGGATGATCTTCTGTATTATGATATgcattttgtttatttttattttcactTGTTGACTCGGTGTTAACGATGGAATTAGAATGTTGTGGGTTGACTGATTTTTTGGTATTATTACTTTCATCGTTTATATCGCTATCTTCTTCCTGAATAGTGTTGTTAGTAAAATTAGTATTGAAGCCATTATTATGTGAATTGTTTTGTACATTATCATGATAGTCAAGAAAGTGATCATTCCTCACAACACTATTGCTTAAAGTAGTTGATGGTTGTATTTCCTTTGGCTCCTCCATAAAATCTTCTAAGTTTACATTATCTGGTATACTTGAATATTTCCGCAGTGGGGCGCCATTAGTGTCAAAAATTCGCGATGCAGTCGTCCTTAATTTCCTTTTATTTTCatgattatttgaattatttggtGCTCTCTGCCTATAGCCTGAGTTCTGTCTCATGGCCTGATTGTTATGGGATACATTCCTCGATGGaccattatttttattcaacaTTCCAGAGTTACGTAGTCTAACTTGTGGGTTTACCCCATTTGTATTAACATGCATTTTATGAGTTGGTGAGTGAATCAGGTTGCCATTACTAGTCGCCATATGTATTCCATGCGATGGTGATTGGGTAATTGAAGAAGTAGATCTCATAGAATTAGAAGACCTTAAGCTTGATAGATCGTCTGGTACCAACTGAAATGTTCTGCTGGTCGGACTTATATTCGAATTAGCGTAATTTAGCATGTTATTTGGATTAGAAGTCGGTACATTTGTATGCACATTTGAAACTGACATTTTATTACCCAAGGGAGCTGCGCCCATACTGGTATGTCTttgatttttaattttgttcaAGAATTTCTTATTCGTATTCAATAATGGAACACTCATCTTAGGAGCAATCCCGTAAGTTTTATTTGTGTTGCTGTTTAGTTGTACATTGCCATTTTTAAATACCTGTTGATCATTTCCTTCTATAGCACTTTCAATGGTGTTGATAGCTGCTACGTGTCTGCTTGAATTTGCGGCCGATTCGTATACAAAAGTCTCTTCTGAATCACTAGCCTCTCTCTCACCAACGGCAGATGCTAACCTAGCTGCAAAGAAGTCGGTTTTTGTAGGATGTACTAAAACTTCATTGTCGTTACCATCACTATGCTGTATATTGTCATCACTGTTTTTAAGAGTAGCAATATTAGTTGCTAATGCATCTgtacttttatttttccCTTGAAGTTGCTTTACATTTATAGTATCGTTATTTGGCTTACTGTTATTAATAAAGCTATTATGATTACTGTTCCCATTGTTGTTACCATTATtactgttattattattattgttgttgttgttgttaatgctgttgttgttattgttgATACTGTTACTTTTTAGTTCTTTGTAGTTATTATAGCCattgttttttatattattttctgctattatttttcttccACATGCATTATGGAATTCTGAGTTagttttttcattaattttggTCGTCCATCTTCTAGTAAAATTTCTCTTAGAGTTTAAAAGTTGCATGGAAGGCCTCTCTATGATTTTTGCGGGTCTCAAATCTGTAGCTTTCTGAGATTTATTATGTTGATTTCCAGAAAACAAAGTACTTTCCACATTTGAAGTTAAACTAATTGGAGTTGTTATAGTCGGTACTTTCCCAGTATAGTCAGTTTTTGATGGTAATGACAAAGATGtaaaattattgttttcGTGATCAGGAACGTTATTATAGCCTTCATTATGTATCATATGCTGTAAACTGTCCTTTATCATATCTTGAGTAACTCTATTATTAAGATCATTTTGATCCAAATTGGAATTTGTAATTACAGACGCTGATGGTATTCTTGAAGAACCATCCTCTATTTGTGTATTATCCATAGTATtagtaatttttttatcatttaaagGTTGTTTCTGTATTGATTTCAATGCTGCGTCTGATACATCAGTTCCTTGTGGATACGTATGCTCTTTAATATGAGAATTTCTTACAGATTGTTTCTGGTCAATCTCTCTAGATTGACTTGAAGCATTATCCATTTTCAATGGAATTGGATTTTGCGATTCATACTTGGGACTATTGATTAATTGTGGTTTATTATTGTCTTGATTGATCGCGGCAGTAGTGCCAGCAGGTATGGTTGTGGGCATGATATTAACTGCCGGAGTATCCACCATTTCAGTTTCAACTAGAAATTTATGATGATCTCCATTCATTTTGCGTATTTAAATCTGTAACCGTAATCTATTCAGTAAAAACAATTGtgtttcattaaaatttgaacttaaataaaataatattggaGAATGGTATTAGTAATGTGTACAAATAGCAGCTAATTAAGTTATTAGATTTTTGTGATACTTTTGCAGAAAGAACTGGCAGAATTCGGTCCAAAACAGGTCTTCAACTTGAGTTATATAACGATATAATGTGTCACACTTACTGGTCAGTAGTGGTATATACTTTGAATCCTAGTTCCATGTTTGTTTAACCAATAGATTAACTTATTTTAACATTGCTTTATATACTAAAATCCTAAAAATATGGGAAAATGGGTGTAGTTACCCGTCCGTGGATGTTGTTTCAGTAAGCACTGCAAACGTTACCTTCTTAAGGAGAAATTACTATTGATGGAACTTAAACAATGCTAAGATTAGTTAGTAAAGTAACTTATATAGCCGATGATATGGCCAGTTTTACCGAAGAATACAGAGATATGTCTCCATTTGCTTTGGGAATATGccaaaaaaatcaaatgtGACACTCTGACCAATTGCCATTTGATTAACTTCTGATAATTTAGCAAATTGTCACATTCCTACAGTTTCTAAACTATATTGGTTTAATAATAGcaaatgatataataaCCTTCTATTGAAGTTCAACAGATGATTACACCTTATGTACTTTGAACATTATTAGACTATAGATActtaaattattgattaCTGGCACCATGATGATGTCGCCTTACACGAACATAAATTTTGACTTTGATCGATGATCAGattattggaaaatatataacatatatttatatgaatACTGAATTATCAATTACGATTACACAAACTGTTAGTTTGTGTTATAAATCTACTTTCTATTCTGCTAAAACCAATTGCAAACTAAGCATTATACTCTTTTGTAGGTTTCGAGGAAAATTCATTTTGGATTCAAATTACTAGAGTTTCACGTACACCTAACATTCAGAAATAATTACCTTTGAGagaattcatttattaaaagataataatagtgTGTAAAATGTCAATTATTAGCAATGAACTAGAGACAAATGTCTCTGACGATTTTGGTTTTAAGGCGCTGGGTTTGAAAAACATTTTACCACCTTATACATCTAATAAACCATATGCGTCATTACAAAACTTTGATATCTCGAATGAGAGAGAATTATATATTGCAGCCACTGGCAATAAGATTGTGGTTGGTAAGGTACAAAATTTAAGAGAGTTTGTGGTTGTTGATGAACCTGAAGCAGAGGGAATTGAGGATgaaaatacaataaaattGGAATTCTTATGGGAAGATGATGTGGAGAATGtcatttttgttaaattcACAACTAATCATATCATTTTTGTATGTAGTACTGGTGAATTATATTCCTTGGATTATGATAATATACAAGAAGGTAAGAAATTATTGCATACATTAAGCAATGAAATAAGAGATATGAAAATTCAACATTCTACGAATTTActtttgttattattaaaatcatccAAGTTATTATGTTACAACTATGAAACTGGCCAAGAACTTAAAGAGATAAGTGATAATGTGCTATCATTTGACATAACTTACAAAAAATTGGCTCTGGCATTTTCGAAAGAGGACTCCAAACAGATTAAATTACTAGATGCAACAAACAcagaatttaaagaagaacaaTCGATCGACTATCCAACTGAAGTGATTGAATTTTGCGATGAAGGCTATAGCACTGTAAACGTAACTATATTAAGCGACTCGCAGTTACTCATGGTTCTTGATGAAGTTTATGATAGACTAcatgaagaagatgaaatcAGTTATGATCAAAAGATGTATGTGATTGATCTCACACTTCCGGAAGTTTCATTCAAAGAGTCATTTGATATTACACCTGCATTTGGATCTGTTTTAAGAGTCCCAACTTTATATaacattatattaaatggtttgattgatgataaaaaacaattgaatgTAATTGGGTCTTCTTGTGCGAGTGAATTGACTATAATTGATGAGAGTGGAGTTTTACAACCGTCACAAGATGGTGAAAGGGCTATTTTGCCAATCAATAAAGAAACTGACAATGATACAAACCCTATTGGTATCGCTATTGATATATCATCTAGTGGGGTCATCAGTGACCCATGTATGGGCGTAGACAAGATTGATCAAATggctttaatatatattttaactGATGACGGTAGTATAATAATAGATGGTATTTACGATTCCAAAGCAATGAAAGAAGGTAAgtataatattgataatttaaaaaatcgATTGCATACTCGCGAAAACTTCTCAATAGAAGAAGCAACtaaagttaataatttacCCACTCCAGAAAAAACTGATGATAGTAGTCTAGCATTGAAGCTAGACACAGATGATGATCTTGACATCTCTAGTAAACTATCATTAGATGTTAATAATGACCAGCCTGATAATGTGAAATCACATTctatttttgaaaaccCAGCATTTGGCAGTACTGGATTTGGTTCCACTGACAGCAAACCAGCTTTTGGCAGTACTGGATTTGGTTCCACTGACAGTAAACCAGCATTTGGCAGTACTGGATTTGGTTCCACTGACAGCAAACCAGCTTTTGGCAGTACTGGATTTGGTTCGACCGATGCTAAACCAGCATTTGGTAGTACTGGATTCGGTTCGACTGACAGCAAACCAGCTTTTGGCAGTACTGGATTTGGTTCCACTGACAGTAAACCAGCATTTGGCAGTACTGGATTCGGTTCGACTGACAGCAAACCAGCATTTGGCAGTACTGGATTCGGTTCCACTGATAAAAAATCACCATTTGCCGGCACTGCCTTTGGAACCACTGGAACTAAATCACTATTTGGAACTTCTTCCTTCGGTCAGCTATCGACAGaatcaaataaacaatCTCCTTTTGCcaaattatctttaaataaaggAAATTCTGATTCTATCGATAATCCATTTTTGAAACCAACAGAACAAATGAAatctaatttatcaattgaaaataattctaaCATCACAGCCTTCAGTCCTTCAAAATCTGTAAGAAGCGATAATGAAGGGGATGAATCATTTGATATAACAGAATCTGAGTTagcaaatgaaaatgataatgatgagAAGGATTATGTTgttttagaaaaagaaaaccCACTAGACAATGCACCAATTAAGGACATAAACGAAGAAGCAGACTCGGTATCTATAAAAAGTGATTACGAAGTTACGTCTGATACTGCTGGTTATGGGcatgaagaaaataatcGTGACGTAAAAGAGGATCAAAGTATTTCCATTTCTTCTGACGAAAACATCTCTCCCTCATCTGATTTGAGTGATTCGACTATTAATCAAACgccaatttcaaatattccTGATACCATTAATGATGAAACAGATGTAAAAGTAGCTTCAACCAAAACAATGAATGAACCAAAAACATTTTCTCTCGCCAACTTCACAGATAGGTTGAAACagaaaacaaatattgataCTGACTCTACTGCGCTTTCATTTCCTGATAGAACTGctaaaacaaataatttatcaccATTTGCAAGTTACACGTCAGAAATTCATAAACCTACgacatcatcattttcattaggTAGTAATGATGTTAATAAggaagatgatgaaaagGTAGAGGATAGACATTCGCCCTCGTTAAATGATTTAGCAACACCATCTGCTACTGAGATTCcgaatgataatattgaaaatctTGATATTATAGATCATTCTgctgaattatttgaacaAAATTCAACACCATCAGTAGACGATGACATCGAAAATGAAAGAGCAAATTTATCATCTCCTGAAGAATTGATTGATGATGACGCAGAAGTTTCTGAAAACACATCAGATTCTCCCAATAATGACAAGCCGCTTATGACTGATTTTGCCATGCAAGTACAATGTGCCGGACAATGTGACATTGGCAATcaaacaataattaaaGAAGCCTgtgatttttcaatgttatCATTCGAAGATGATGAGGAATACCTCTCAAAGGTCACCGTTCCAAAGCGTTTAGGTAACTTTTATTCTGGAGcattaattgataaactAGAATCAGTTTCCACAAATGTTAATTTACAAGCTATTGAAAAAACCTGCAGTTTCATTGATGCTGAAATATCGGTATTAGAATTAAACATAAAGAcattaaaagattttataTCAGATCATTCCATAGCCCAAATCGAAAAAAGAACAGATTTGACATTA of Tetrapisispora phaffii CBS 4417 chromosome 6, complete genome contains these proteins:
- the VAC7 gene encoding Vac7p (similar to Saccharomyces cerevisiae VAC7 (YNL054W); ancestral locus Anc_2.255), which encodes MNGDHHKFLVETEMVDTPAVNIMPTTIPAGTTAAINQDNNKPQLINSPKYESQNPIPLKMDNASSQSREIDQKQSVRNSHIKEHTYPQGTDVSDAALKSIQKQPLNDKKITNTMDNTQIEDGSSRIPSASVITNSNLDQNDLNNRVTQDMIKDSLQHMIHNEGYNNVPDHENNNFTSLSLPSKTDYTGKVPTITTPISLTSNVESTLFSGNQHNKSQKATDLRPAKIIERPSMQLLNSKRNFTRRWTTKINEKTNSEFHNACGRKIIAENNIKNNGYNNYKELKSNSINNNNNSINNNNNNNNNNSNNGNNNGNSNHNSFINNSKPNNDTINVKQLQGKNKSTDALATNIATLKNSDDNIQHSDGNDNEVLVHPTKTDFFAARLASAVGEREASDSEETFVYESAANSSRHVAAINTIESAIEGNDQQVFKNGNVQLNSNTNKTYGIAPKMSVPLLNTNKKFLNKIKNQRHTSMGAAPLGNKMSVSNVHTNVPTSNPNNMLNYANSNISPTSRTFQLVPDDLSSLRSSNSMRSTSSITQSPSHGIHMATSNGNLIHSPTHKMHVNTNGVNPQVRLRNSGMLNKNNGPSRNVSHNNQAMRQNSGYRQRAPNNSNNHENKRKLRTTASRIFDTNGAPLRKYSSIPDNVNLEDFMEEPKEIQPSTTLSNSVVRNDHFLDYHDNVQNNSHNNGFNTNFTNNTIQEEDSDINDESNNTKKSVNPQHSNSIVNTESTSENKNKQNAYHNTEDHPNMSNRNDDNMHENNTHVLEDDEDDDRSMFFYNHGGDLGTRPQISDYEDNDELIESDGADVDPRLYDTYPYYESDNRYGKRRPEHGSNYQDYSLYTGNTNRHESYSSQFANNKGFQNYNENQFVGDDDINEQTPLRNNQFYYGDESNNSPHNFVTKKSSWSKIKYCVYFSLSVVFLVTIGFILGFLLATNKELQGLNVVFIDNIISSTSILLFDLTCGAYNPGFFTINVQDADIDIFAKSIYVTENDYNFKRKNKVLETVLLGTISSLESPLEFRGEFFRRRYDVSSSSVKLLNPGKNKVASDPNGDNAINIESDVEKWKQLIKHDYELLIKGSLKYRVPFFNTERSVSIQQSIEVHPDDKDKGDDYLSLL
- the SDP1 gene encoding mitogen-activated protein kinase tyrosine protein phosphatase SDP1 (similar to Saccharomyces cerevisiae SDP1 (YIL113W) and MSG5 (YNL053W); ancestral locus Anc_2.256) is translated as MNVRDYGMDYANNLVAIDNTISKMSSIDISCKTKICSNRNTKKLSLKLNNNDKLKDNLTYDKLDNAPSLSDLKSHNSDTHIYTLPKKKLPNVIIKKSKSTNSSPVEPSIASKMRDIKRNQTLPVSINTTNVNTINKDGTEFINTYSNMRLQTLTPTSSLPQSETESHFLPFDKQFLPITALNNIDNTGYSKEVHEEFAYPHGPMLVIEPYIYLYSEPSLTEICDFDIVINVAKEIPNLGPLIPNNLKLDYYHIPWTHNSKIFLELKHVTDIMHSGVIAKKKILIHCQCGISRSASLIVAYIMRYSKLSLNDAYDKLKNIVTLISPNMSLIFQLMEWNDFLKNEKSSSNDIKQPQEQDEIDHRQNTTNDISLIQTHPELLNT
- the NUP159 gene encoding FG-nucleoporin NUP159 (similar to Saccharomyces cerevisiae NUP159 (YIL115C); ancestral locus Anc_2.253), translated to MSIISNELETNVSDDFGFKALGLKNILPPYTSNKPYASLQNFDISNERELYIAATGNKIVVGKVQNLREFVVVDEPEAEGIEDENTIKLEFLWEDDVENVIFVKFTTNHIIFVCSTGELYSLDYDNIQEGKKLLHTLSNEIRDMKIQHSTNLLLLLLKSSKLLCYNYETGQELKEISDNVLSFDITYKKLALAFSKEDSKQIKLLDATNTEFKEEQSIDYPTEVIEFCDEGYSTVNVTILSDSQLLMVLDEVYDRLHEEDEISYDQKMYVIDLTLPEVSFKESFDITPAFGSVLRVPTLYNIILNGLIDDKKQLNVIGSSCASELTIIDESGVLQPSQDGERAILPINKETDNDTNPIGIAIDISSSGVISDPCMGVDKIDQMALIYILTDDGSIIIDGIYDSKAMKEGKYNIDNLKNRLHTRENFSIEEATKVNNLPTPEKTDDSSLALKLDTDDDLDISSKLSLDVNNDQPDNVKSHSIFENPAFGSTGFGSTDSKPAFGSTGFGSTDSKPAFGSTGFGSTDSKPAFGSTGFGSTDAKPAFGSTGFGSTDSKPAFGSTGFGSTDSKPAFGSTGFGSTDSKPAFGSTGFGSTDKKSPFAGTAFGTTGTKSLFGTSSFGQLSTESNKQSPFAKLSLNKGNSDSIDNPFLKPTEQMKSNLSIENNSNITAFSPSKSVRSDNEGDESFDITESELANENDNDEKDYVVLEKENPLDNAPIKDINEEADSVSIKSDYEVTSDTAGYGHEENNRDVKEDQSISISSDENISPSSDLSDSTINQTPISNIPDTINDETDVKVASTKTMNEPKTFSLANFTDRLKQKTNIDTDSTALSFPDRTAKTNNLSPFASYTSEIHKPTTSSFSLGSNDVNKEDDEKVEDRHSPSLNDLATPSATEIPNDNIENLDIIDHSAELFEQNSTPSVDDDIENERANLSSPEELIDDDAEVSENTSDSPNNDKPLMTDFAMQVQCAGQCDIGNQTIIKEACDFSMLSFEDDEEYLSKVTVPKRLGNFYSGALIDKLESVSTNVNLQAIEKTCSFIDAEISVLELNIKTLKDFISDHSIAQIEKRTDLTLPNIYSWRLAEAKTFTEILSKISTDVANIFTDVSHCDEDASILYSKISSIIESKNEVTSIIDQFQNGLDNIKSSDFLSCYQEALQNKLRVSIKNILDKLKLIEESTNLLKVYTIRNDSLKQNPYVNKLISDSMNRGTLLEQIKGLRQDVSHLSISDNQKQLELVKSSTVSRLGLNSYKDSESIKISETALRMNTKREIGILFKEIL